A portion of the uncultured Draconibacterium sp. genome contains these proteins:
- the fabF gene encoding beta-ketoacyl-ACP synthase II, producing the protein MEKRRVVITGLGALTPIGNNINEFWENAVSGKSGAAEITKFDTSNFKTKFACELKDFNAKEHLDRSDIKCSDLFSQYALVTTGEALQDSGLDLQSIDPYDIGVIWGSGQGGMDCYEKEVKIYAKTGIPRFSPMLGPKMLINMAAGMISLKYGLKGMSYTTSSACATSNTAIMDAYNYIKLGKAKVFVTGGSEAGIIEMGIGGFNSMRALSVNNEHPELASRPFDVNRDGFVLGEGAGTLIMEDYEHAKKRGAKIYAEIVGAAMTSDAYHVAASHPDGEGASKAMEFALKEAEVKPDEVDYLNAHATSTPIGDISEINAVRRLFGENPQNLKIGSSKSMTGHLLGAAGAVESILCIKAIEKGIVTPTINTTDIDPLIPDSINIVTGKSVHTNVNVAITNSFGFGGHNATLVFKKWED; encoded by the coding sequence ATGGAAAAACGACGAGTTGTAATAACCGGTCTTGGGGCACTAACTCCAATCGGCAATAACATTAACGAATTTTGGGAAAATGCAGTGAGTGGAAAAAGTGGAGCTGCAGAAATCACAAAATTCGACACCTCCAATTTTAAAACAAAATTTGCCTGCGAGCTAAAAGATTTCAATGCAAAAGAGCATCTCGATCGGTCGGATATTAAATGTTCCGATCTGTTCTCGCAATATGCGCTGGTAACTACCGGAGAAGCTTTGCAGGATAGTGGTCTTGATCTGCAAAGCATCGATCCGTACGACATTGGCGTAATTTGGGGATCGGGCCAGGGCGGAATGGATTGTTATGAAAAGGAAGTAAAAATTTATGCCAAAACCGGAATTCCTCGTTTTAGTCCTATGTTGGGGCCTAAAATGCTGATTAATATGGCGGCCGGAATGATTTCGTTAAAGTACGGGCTGAAAGGAATGAGCTACACCACGTCGTCGGCTTGTGCCACCTCGAATACGGCCATTATGGATGCCTACAATTACATAAAACTGGGAAAGGCTAAGGTTTTTGTTACCGGAGGGTCGGAAGCCGGAATCATTGAAATGGGAATTGGCGGTTTTAATTCCATGCGTGCTTTGTCGGTAAATAACGAACATCCCGAGTTAGCATCGCGACCTTTTGATGTAAACCGCGATGGATTTGTGTTGGGAGAGGGCGCCGGAACACTGATTATGGAAGATTACGAGCACGCTAAAAAACGTGGTGCAAAAATATATGCCGAGATTGTTGGTGCTGCCATGACATCGGATGCGTACCATGTGGCAGCATCGCATCCCGATGGCGAAGGTGCTTCAAAAGCGATGGAGTTCGCCTTGAAAGAAGCTGAAGTAAAACCCGATGAGGTGGATTACCTGAATGCTCACGCTACATCAACCCCCATTGGCGACATTAGTGAAATAAATGCTGTACGCCGACTGTTTGGTGAAAATCCTCAGAACCTGAAAATTGGTTCATCAAAATCGATGACAGGTCATTTGTTGGGTGCAGCCGGCGCGGTGGAATCGATTCTTTGTATTAAAGCCATCGAAAAAGGAATAGTCACTCCTACTATAAATACCACCGATATTGATCCGCTAATTCCGGATTCAATAAATATTGTAACCGGAAAAAGTGTGCATACAAACGTTAATGTTGCCATTACCAACAGCTTTGGTTTTGGCGGGCACAATGCTACTTTGGTGTTTAAAAAGTGGGAAGATTAA
- a CDS encoding peptidoglycan bridge formation glycyltransferase FemA/FemB family protein yields the protein MICELATKDIEELQTTNVLPQTTFWGRIKRNQGFIPKGFELTISRDLLVTTANSLEKKGEDLLVLIKYVNANACFAYVPYGPKMEPTFENQGLLLEQLSESIRPHLPANCIFIRYDLTWENQWAVEDDYFDEQGNWIGPPPDHTQEYRVNFNTVKGNVKKSIEDNLPKNTFFLDLTLEEQNLMYNMRYNTRYNVRKANNKGIRVREYGLEHIGEWYKLYYYTAIRHNMALQSQEYFSSILKNQDNSKNGVTVKMLMADIDGRFLSSMFLVLSRKRGTYLYGASTSCKDNLMASYALQWESIRISKEWGCTEYDMFGSAPNLDRSHPLHGVHIYKKGFGGDLYHRMGCWDYPYDQKQYDIFRLQEAQK from the coding sequence ATGATCTGCGAACTGGCAACGAAAGACATTGAAGAACTACAGACCACCAACGTATTACCGCAAACCACTTTTTGGGGCCGCATAAAACGAAACCAGGGCTTTATCCCGAAAGGTTTTGAGCTCACCATTTCGCGCGATTTATTGGTAACAACCGCCAATTCGCTCGAGAAAAAAGGGGAAGATTTACTGGTACTCATCAAGTATGTAAATGCTAACGCTTGTTTTGCCTATGTACCTTATGGTCCAAAAATGGAGCCAACATTCGAAAACCAGGGGCTGCTTTTAGAGCAGTTATCCGAATCGATACGACCACACCTGCCGGCTAACTGTATTTTTATTCGTTACGACCTGACCTGGGAAAACCAGTGGGCAGTGGAGGATGATTATTTCGATGAGCAGGGAAACTGGATTGGCCCGCCACCCGACCATACGCAGGAATATCGTGTAAATTTTAATACCGTTAAGGGAAATGTAAAAAAGAGTATCGAAGATAACCTGCCTAAAAATACTTTCTTTCTCGACCTGACTTTGGAGGAACAGAATTTAATGTACAATATGCGCTACAACACCCGTTACAATGTGCGAAAAGCAAATAACAAAGGAATACGGGTGCGCGAATACGGTCTGGAACACATTGGAGAGTGGTATAAATTGTATTACTATACAGCGATTAGGCATAATATGGCTTTGCAAAGCCAGGAGTACTTTTCATCTATTCTGAAAAACCAGGATAACAGCAAAAACGGAGTGACAGTAAAAATGTTAATGGCCGATATTGACGGACGTTTTCTCTCGTCGATGTTTTTGGTTCTGTCGCGGAAACGCGGCACCTATTTATATGGAGCCTCTACGTCGTGTAAAGATAATTTAATGGCCAGCTACGCTCTGCAATGGGAGTCGATTCGAATTTCGAAAGAATGGGGTTGCACCGAGTACGATATGTTTGGCTCGGCACCGAATTTAGACCGCAGTCACCCATTGCACGGTGTACATATTTACAAAAAAGGATTTGGCGGCGATCTGTACCACCGAATGGGATGCTGGGATTATCCATACGACCAAAAGCAATATGATATTTTCCGTTTACAGGAAGCGCAGAAATAG
- the cobO gene encoding cob(I)yrinic acid a,c-diamide adenosyltransferase — translation MKGYVHVYTGNGKGKTTAAFGLALRACGADKKVFIAQFVKGKAYSEINAIRNYLPQTEIKQYGNGYFINKKPAKADIEVAQQGLREIKELVKSGDNDLVILDEIFIALHYKLISVEAVIELIKNKPDKLELVLTGRYAPHKIIDLADLVTEMKEIKHYYQNGVKARKGIEF, via the coding sequence ATGAAAGGTTATGTACACGTTTATACAGGCAACGGCAAAGGAAAAACTACAGCAGCTTTTGGATTGGCTTTGCGGGCATGCGGAGCAGATAAAAAGGTATTTATCGCACAGTTTGTAAAAGGAAAGGCATACTCGGAGATTAATGCCATTCGAAACTACCTGCCCCAGACCGAAATCAAACAATACGGTAACGGATATTTTATTAATAAAAAGCCTGCCAAAGCCGATATTGAAGTGGCACAGCAAGGCCTGAGAGAAATTAAGGAGTTGGTAAAATCGGGAGACAATGACTTGGTCATCCTCGATGAAATTTTTATTGCGCTTCACTATAAACTCATTTCTGTTGAAGCGGTAATTGAGTTGATAAAAAACAAACCAGACAAGCTTGAACTGGTTCTTACCGGTCGTTATGCCCCCCACAAAATAATCGATCTGGCCGATCTGGTTACCGAAATGAAAGAAATAAAACATTATTACCAAAACGGAGTAAAAGCACGAAAGGGCATCGAGTTCTAA
- a CDS encoding DUF3570 domain-containing protein, translating into MKYLFSLLLIASVLVASAQDDNTSGEYKKRVLEHTEIDFLVNYYQQDGENAAVTGGRGTEDLQDLSPTIVVAVPLNDDDVLTINANISAYTSASSSNINPFDGKQPADPFVASSGASKSDLWGNVVGSYSHSSDDRNRLWNANLSVSAEFDYTSFGFGAGRTWLFNEKNTELSLNGNIYLDTWSLIYPIELRTNQGGEHGFSGGSFQEIVPGYNPSFNEHTSKGRNSYSAGIGLSQILSSRMTGYVSADFILQDGLLSTPFHRIYFADKTDYFFENFHLADDIEQLPNSRFKIALGARLNYFVNHRVTLRTFYRYYTDDWGITSHTASIEIPIKITDKFTLYPSYRFYNQTAADYFAPYNEHLSTEKYYTSDYDLSEFNANNYGFGVSYTDVFTKGHIWKLGLKSIDLKYHKYDRDSAFTASMFSFGLKFVVD; encoded by the coding sequence ATGAAGTACTTATTTAGTTTATTATTGATTGCTTCAGTGCTTGTAGCAAGCGCCCAGGATGACAACACCTCGGGCGAATACAAAAAACGCGTGCTGGAGCATACCGAGATAGATTTCCTGGTAAATTATTACCAGCAGGATGGAGAAAATGCTGCCGTAACAGGGGGCCGTGGAACCGAAGATTTGCAAGATCTTTCGCCAACAATTGTTGTGGCGGTTCCGTTGAACGACGACGATGTGCTGACCATTAACGCCAATATTTCGGCCTACACTTCGGCCTCGTCGAGTAACATTAATCCTTTTGACGGCAAACAACCGGCCGATCCGTTTGTGGCAAGTAGTGGTGCATCAAAATCGGATTTATGGGGGAATGTGGTTGGAAGTTACAGCCATAGTTCCGACGACCGGAACCGGCTGTGGAATGCTAACTTATCGGTTTCGGCCGAATTTGACTACACCTCATTTGGTTTTGGCGCCGGCCGAACCTGGTTATTCAATGAGAAAAATACCGAGTTATCGTTGAACGGAAATATATACCTTGATACCTGGAGCCTGATCTACCCCATCGAACTGCGCACTAATCAGGGAGGAGAACATGGTTTTTCGGGTGGTTCATTTCAGGAGATTGTTCCTGGCTACAATCCGTCGTTTAACGAGCATACAAGCAAAGGAAGAAACTCATACTCGGCGGGTATTGGTCTATCGCAAATCTTGTCGAGCAGAATGACAGGATATGTTTCGGCCGATTTTATTTTGCAGGATGGTTTATTGTCGACTCCTTTTCACCGTATTTATTTTGCCGATAAGACAGACTACTTTTTCGAAAACTTCCATTTAGCCGATGATATTGAGCAGCTGCCCAACTCGCGATTTAAAATTGCACTGGGTGCCCGACTCAACTATTTTGTAAACCACCGCGTAACACTGCGTACCTTTTACCGTTATTACACCGACGACTGGGGGATTACGTCACACACGGCAAGTATAGAAATCCCGATAAAAATTACGGATAAATTTACGCTATACCCCTCGTACCGTTTTTACAACCAAACGGCAGCCGACTATTTTGCGCCATACAACGAGCATTTGTCTACCGAAAAATATTACACCTCAGACTACGACCTATCGGAATTTAACGCTAATAACTATGGTTTTGGTGTTAGCTACACCGATGTGTTTACCAAAGGCCACATTTGGAAACTCGGCTTAAAAAGTATTGATTTGAAATACCATAAATACGACCGCGATTCAGCGTTTACCGCATCGATGTTTTCGTTTGGGCTGAAGTTTGTTGTTGATTAA
- a CDS encoding DUF4266 domain-containing protein has product MKKKIILLAGLGIMLFSSCTVLKEYEKVNINDPDMALADRKIDKFQTTFQSYREAASGANGGKTGGGCGCN; this is encoded by the coding sequence ATGAAGAAAAAAATCATTTTACTGGCCGGACTTGGCATTATGCTTTTCAGTTCGTGCACAGTGCTTAAGGAGTACGAAAAGGTAAATATAAACGATCCGGATATGGCGCTGGCCGACCGCAAGATCGACAAATTCCAAACTACTTTTCAATCGTACAGAGAAGCTGCATCGGGAGCAAACGGAGGTAAAACCGGTGGCGGATGTGGCTGCAATTAA